CACTCAGCTAGACTGAGCAATTACTCCCCGAGGAATGATGGATGATTCTTCGAAACGCTTACTGCAGCGGCTTATGAGACGGATACCGACTCAACTGCTAAGAACAACGCTGGAGAAGTGGGGCCGTTTGACGAGGGAACAGCTGACGTCCATGGATTTTATTCAGTCCAAATGGGCGTTAACAGAAAAACTACTCGACATATGCCAAGTAAGTGGAGCTTTTCTTCAAATATAAGTAAAGTTGTGTTAAACATATAGTGCAGAAAAAGTGGAATCATCATAATGAACCTAACTAACGGCACCGTGTTTATCGAACTTCGATTTAACGTTATTGTCACGCCACTTcagatagtttttttttttactatttttcagTAGGAATCGCCTTAATTTGTATTTAGAGGGCGTGTGTGTGGGTTTCCTGcctttttaactctatggagtctggggctattttgtccatttttgaatccttttcaacCTGCCTGTATTcgccacttaaaaatgtttaaatgcaatgttgtttttttctcagcccaacctcacctatatgatcgaataataataatttatttttattctgacttactggatcaacattttgaaccaaaaagaaacaaagaaaaaccaacataaatgtgatttgtgattgtgtgtgatcctgtcatccaactcaggtttttattctagtgtgactctattttatttgtgtcaattttggtcattgtgtatatatttttagtaattttgtgtctttttatagtcattttgtgtctttttttaggtgattttgtgtcttttttttagtcctttagtccaacataaaatgtgattttgaatcttttttttaacttccaaaaGACTATAATGCTcaaagtattttaaatgttgcaaatgtgaacaaaggttgcaaatataacataagagggttacatccagttctataattttatacagaatatatttgaccttgtctccagttttacttggtatatcatcatcaaactgaaactggcctcatggagtttacagccagaactttagaggtaaatttacagtaggaaacacactgctttgtttttacatctggatgtgatgaagaagtcatgctttggagctttcgtggactccagagggttaaactctaTTTTTTTGTCTACAGGAAAATGAGTTGGCAGTTAAACACCTCACAGAACTCGAGATGATATGTAAGTCAAATAAAATTGTTTTCCCATTTAGCGTAGCCCTGCAACCAGCCATACCACGTCAATCAAATAACACCTCTTGTGTCCTTTGGGTGTCATTGTCTCTCAGATATCATTGATAATCCAAACCAGGGGATGTGGCATGCATTCCAGCTCATGGACCCTGAAGGTATGTTAAATCATTTGTACAATCGAAGGCTGAGTTTACAATTCATACCCATAATGTCTGTtaccattttctatatttccCAGATGATGCTCACTCTGTAGAGCTGACACAGTTCAAGGACCAATTTAAATCTCACCTCAGCGAGCTCGTAAGAACTGTAAGCCAGATGCTCTTCTCCCTGCAAGCTACAAAATCTTACTAATTGTATAGTTGCAACATTGAAAAACATTGTATGGGCTTCTGTGTTTTACGTCTTATATTCTAGGTGTCTATCAAAATGAAGAAGCACACAGATGAAGCTGTGTGGATTCGGATTGCGTGGGGAGACGCCTTTTCTCGACCAAACCACCAGAAACCGACGTATGTTGTTCACTATCTTCAAACGCCTTATGTCTTTGTGACAAGCCTGCCTTCAAAGAAAAAGCCCCTGTTATCCCAGGTGAGTTTCATATTTGATCAATGACTGTGTTTGTACAGTTGCCTGTCTTTCCATCCCCCTCTGAGAGAGTGATGTATTTTGCAGGCCTTGGTTCTGTCCACCAGATATCAAGCTATCAAGGATGCTAACCTCAGTGGACCGAAACTCGGTGCCATTAGGGACCTCCTGATGAGACAATATCAACACGTGAGCCATTTCTAACTACACACACCATAAAAATCTCAGTGCGCCCTGTCTTTCCCACTTTGCTGTTAAGCATTGAGCATTTAGAATTGTCCTCTCACTGAACCCTGCCGTCATTCTAAAGACTTTCTGGTTTTGgagtaaaattatattttttatcttattaaCCTTGATGATGAACTGTTGAGGAAAAATATAAATTGCCATGTTCGCCCTTTATGCATATACCATTATGCACCTCAGAACTTTGATAGAAAAAGCTTGATTTTAGAGATGCAACAATAAGTTGACTAATCAGTTAGTTAATGGAccgaaaaaataataatcattttaataattgattaatcgtttTCGTGctaaaatggcagaaaaaaaaattcagtctCTCAAATTTGGtggtttccaaatgtatttggGTTGACAAACAAGATGTTTTAAGATatcaccttggactttgagaaacttGGATGGActtttttcctattttctgacattttagagaCCAGAGATTAACGAGAAAATAACTTGGCAAgtaggcctgggccgataatcaataaatcaattaatcgcacgataaattaaatgaactcaataattttgccggcctcgatatatcgccatgcgcatgcatgtttgttttcctcgtctgttgcctccaagcaggctggatgacaagagggttcactctgtgctcgatctcagcacctgggcgcttttgttccatagcagaatgagcggagtgaaccctcctgtcagtcatccagtctctttgtctctgtggggaaggctgggccgctagcattggctacacacagagtgcagcaggtgagcctcgtgcggagcaacgccaggaaaaaagatgattgcaaagccaaatgccacagccccggtgtgggaatatgtcggtttcaaaccgaatgaaaaaggtgagcccatcaacacacggacgagcctgtatgccgaatttgttcaaaagtggtggcaacaaaaaaagccacaacaacaaacttgcatgcccatctaaagcagaaccacccgacccagttttcccagctggggaaaaaaactgcacctggagatgcagagccttcgtcccgacagtcaacactggtcgacaaagtaaatataaacgctgtgcgctcacagaaagtggagtttgctacatcgcaaaataaatgctgccctttaaaaaaaaaaataaaaataaaaaaatgtttgttttatttatttaggatatttaaacgttcttaaaattacaattacaatggtaaaaaacactgagaaataaaagtgtattgtatttgaaagggtgtgcattattatgatatattatcatgttgacaataatatcgtttatcggcaataatttgtgggacaatatatcgtccagcaaaatttgttatcgtcccaggcATATTGGCAAGTGATGGCAGTTCTTGTCAAGGGCACCACTGAACAAAATGCATCTCCAAGCTACATATTAAGTTATTATAACCATTGAATAAGCTGTGGAAGTTTACAAAAAGATTGGACTGATGTatattaaaagttttgttttttcgtGTGTCCATAGTGttgaatcaaaaaaaaaaagaggtaaggGATCCAAATACATGTCAGTCCactgactttgttttttttgtttgtttgtttctaggTGTTTCCCACCAAGTATCCCAGCCCTCCTGATGAAAATAATCAAGCTCTCTCAAGTATGTTTATCAAACTGTTATCTGTCCCAAGCTACTTTAATATTCTCATCCATGTTGTACATATCTTAAAAATGATTTGTTGCTTAATGTATTTGGCCCTAAAGTGTACTGCTGGTAGACTTCTgcattgtgatttattttgattatttggctttttttcaatTGACAGACCCACaaatagagagagagcaagCTGAGGCTGCAGCAACCAGACTTCAGATGGCCTGTGAAGCCTTCGGTGGTGGGACGTTACCTCAGATACAGTCTGCAGTTTACAAGGTATCCTGAAGCATGCCATTGTTTAAAATACTAATTTGCTGTCTAACCATATTCGTCCAAAGACAGAAACGGTCAATATTCCTCTTGTTTATGTTTCATGTTCTTTCCTCAGCTGGAGACAAAATTCAGAGACCACACCAACAAGACCATGACAGAGCGGGAGGAGCCCTTCAATTGTGTTGTCAAATTTGCAAGCAACAATCTGCTGGAGTCATTCAGACACTGTGCATCTTCAGGTACCAATAATTATTTTGCCCCAGCTACGTGTGATTTAGGCAGGAAATGATACAAATGTTGTAACTCAGTAGAACCATGAACAATTTCGACTGTTTCATAATCCTGGCAATTCCATAAATGTCCACAAGagggcacatacacacagtttgAAGGAAATCACCCACTGTAATGCTCTGGAACATTGTATATCATGAACATGTCAGTGTATTCAAAGTGTCGTTTTACTCCTCTGTCCCTGAATTATTCATGACATTTTAATCATATCATCATATTCATAAATcatcattgtgattatttttttcacgtctaatagatagatagatagatagattactttattcatccccgaagggaaattcggttgtcacagcagtccggtatacaattacaataaaaataaatacaatagaataaaataaaatactgaggtagcataaataaaaacaacaatagaaaaaaacacagaatagaacagaacaaggacacttaatcaattaacaatgtatttttatgttttacaggAATTGCCTCTACGCCTCTCACACCTCTGCTCTCATCAATCCCCCTTAAAGGAAGGAATTATTTTGTCATCAGTGACAACGGCCCTGGTCCCTCTTCACAAACACGCCAACCACAGAACTGATTGGTGACATACCCTTAATTTAAAGGAGTCACAGTGTGGCCTGCCATATCAAGTCCACCCATAGTTTTCTTTTACCATTCTGTTTTTAACCGCCTCAGAATCAATTAgagatagtttggatttaatgATGTGGggctgtatgaggtacttatccagtcagtgtattacccacagtagatggtggtcgaCATGGACTcaatttggagaagcaggctgGAGTACCAACACAAAAGCTAAAGCAATCTACTgctattctaaatatagctgatatttatattttattttgggtGGCTAAAATGCTGCTGtccccgtccacagcagtacattacttAGCTTCCGTGCCTGTCCTGCCTGCTTAAAACTGGGGTCATGTTGACCCCAGTCCACTGTTAGTAAAACACTGATTGTGGACCTCATAGAGCCATCTTTAAAGAATCTGAACTAtcctttattttgtctttgtgggCTAATAGTTGTAAATATGTCATTAGTTGGCAATTgagtattgtcatttttttcatcttttgttgGTGTTTAAGTGTCAGAATGTTACtgccattaaatgtattatatgtCCATATTGAATATAAAAACAGGATTTGGAATATTGTTGTTAGCAGCTTGTGTcgtctttattttttccatacACCAGtcattattctatttttaaaaaaatgcatttttcatcaACTATAACCTTGTGTTGGCATGTGAAATTTCTGAAAGTGAACTGTGGCAAACTAGGCCCTCATATTTTGCACTGACAGCACTTGTTCCGGGGTTCATCTAAACTCTTGTCTGTGCCCAAACCATTGTAGGATAGGTTGAATTATTTTTCAAGTTTGAGTAAAACAGTATACACAGGTCCATGAATACAGTTAAAGAGTTGTTGGTTTCTTCTGTGTATCTTCTGAGTTGCACTAAAAAGTACCTCTCTTTATTTGCCTTTGATATATTGTTTAGGTGCAGTGTCAGTTGCAGCTATATttctatttcctttttttttttttgttctttcacaTCATATAGAATATCGAAGAGTAAAAAGGTTTATGTTTAGCTTCAAAATAACAGTCCtcaattcaaacaaacaaaaaaaattgctgcagtacaaaacagttttttggtttatttttagtAGATATTGTGGGTGCATTTCAGTATGGACTGTTTCATGCAGTTGGCAACAATGGGGCATGTAGCTTTGTCATGATATTGTGCCTTGAACCCTGACCAGCTTGCTCATATTTGCTGCATAGCGGATTGTGAGTCTTAATAGCCAGAAAAGCATGATGgcttgcatactgcaaaatgAGCAGATTTAAAAGGACATCCTGGTAATTTTGGCTTGCTGTATTTGACATACTATGTATATGGACatactaaa
The Centropristis striata isolate RG_2023a ecotype Rhode Island chromosome 2, C.striata_1.0, whole genome shotgun sequence DNA segment above includes these coding regions:
- the cenpn gene encoding centromere protein N, translating into MMDDSSKRLLQRLMRRIPTQLLRTTLEKWGRLTREQLTSMDFIQSKWALTEKLLDICQENELAVKHLTELEMIYIIDNPNQGMWHAFQLMDPEDDAHSVELTQFKDQFKSHLSELVRTVSIKMKKHTDEAVWIRIAWGDAFSRPNHQKPTYVVHYLQTPYVFVTSLPSKKKPLLSQALVLSTRYQAIKDANLSGPKLGAIRDLLMRQYQHVFPTKYPSPPDENNQALSNPQIEREQAEAAATRLQMACEAFGGGTLPQIQSAVYKLETKFRDHTNKTMTEREEPFNCVVKFASNNLLESFRHCASSGIASTPLTPLLSSIPLKGRNYFVISDNGPGPSSQTRQPQN